A part of Bacillus horti genomic DNA contains:
- a CDS encoding GH1 family beta-glucosidase — MAIIQFPKHIKWGTATASFQIEGAAAEDGRTPSIWDTFARTPGKVRNGDNGDVACDSYHRYEEDVQLIKELGSDIYRFSVSWSRVFPEGRGKANEKGVQYYHKLVDELLKHGIEPMCTLYHWDLPQVLQDQGGWDNRETITAFEEYASFMFKEFNGKVKRWLTINEPWCASFLSNYIGEHAPGNQNLQLATDIGHHLMVAHGRAVKLFRELGIEGEIGYAPNVTWYDPFSTKQEDVDAAKRGNGWNLEWFFDPVFKGSYPEFLLDWFAQKGAKPTILEGDMEDISQPIDFLGINYYTGNVVRYKKDSGLLDFEEIDFNYRRTDIGWPIYPEGFYKVLMAISEQYGQTPIYITENGSCYNDEVEHGRVKDEGRIAYLKQHLAALQQSIDSGVNIQGYLTWSLLDNFEWAFGYSMRFGIVHVDFNTLERTKKDSYLWLKQTISNGWFEL, encoded by the coding sequence ATGGCAATCATACAGTTTCCAAAGCATATAAAATGGGGAACAGCAACCGCTTCTTTTCAGATAGAGGGAGCCGCTGCTGAGGACGGTAGAACCCCTTCAATTTGGGATACATTTGCACGTACCCCTGGTAAAGTTAGGAACGGAGATAACGGAGACGTGGCTTGTGATAGCTACCATCGTTATGAGGAAGATGTGCAGCTAATTAAAGAGCTCGGTTCTGATATCTATCGCTTTTCTGTTTCCTGGTCAAGGGTTTTTCCCGAGGGCAGGGGGAAAGCGAATGAAAAGGGAGTGCAATACTATCATAAGCTGGTAGATGAGCTGCTGAAGCATGGAATTGAACCAATGTGTACCCTTTACCATTGGGACTTACCTCAGGTTCTACAGGATCAAGGTGGATGGGATAATAGAGAAACGATTACAGCTTTTGAGGAATATGCTTCATTCATGTTTAAAGAATTTAATGGGAAAGTCAAGCGATGGTTGACCATTAATGAGCCTTGGTGCGCCTCATTTCTTTCTAACTATATTGGTGAGCATGCGCCGGGGAATCAAAACCTACAGCTAGCTACAGACATTGGGCATCATTTGATGGTCGCACATGGAAGGGCGGTTAAGCTTTTTAGAGAGCTAGGCATTGAAGGTGAGATTGGTTATGCTCCAAACGTGACATGGTATGATCCGTTTAGCACAAAGCAGGAAGACGTTGATGCGGCAAAAAGAGGGAACGGCTGGAATCTAGAGTGGTTCTTTGATCCGGTTTTTAAAGGAAGCTATCCTGAATTTCTACTAGATTGGTTTGCTCAAAAAGGGGCTAAGCCTACCATATTAGAAGGAGACATGGAGGATATTAGCCAGCCTATTGATTTTCTAGGAATCAATTATTACACAGGGAATGTGGTTCGATACAAAAAGGACTCAGGATTACTAGATTTTGAAGAAATCGATTTTAACTATAGAAGAACGGATATTGGTTGGCCGATTTATCCAGAAGGTTTTTATAAAGTGCTTATGGCGATCAGTGAGCAATACGGTCAGACTCCTATTTACATTACGGAGAACGGATCTTGCTACAATGATGAAGTGGAGCATGGTAGAGTGAAGGATGAAGGACGTATTGCTTATTTGAAGCAGCATCTTGCAGCTCTACAACAAAGTATTGATTCAGGAGTAAATATTCAAGGTTATCTCACGTGGTCCTTACTTGATAACTTTGAGTGGGCGTTTGGCTACAGTATGCGCTTTGGTATTGTCCATGTTGATTTTAATACACTAGAGAGAACGAAAAAGGATAGTTATCTTTGGTTAAAGCAAACGATTAGTAACGGTTGGTTTGAGCTGTAA